The Helicobacter cetorum MIT 00-7128 region TAGGAGATACTTTTGTAAGTAATCACATAGATGAAATCAAGCATTATGCCTCTTTTTTAATCAGAGATTATCCATTCTTGCTTGCTATAGCGCTCTTTTTTGCCTCCATGCTTTTATATTCGCAAGCTGCTACAGCTAAAGCACTTATTCCAAGTGTGATTGTGGCACTAGGCATTAGTGCGAATAATACTGAACACTTGTATATTATCGTAGCCTCTTTTGCAAGCGTTTCAGCATTATTTGTTTTGCCTACTTATCCTACTTTACTAGGAGCGATTGCTATGGATAATACCGGCACAACTAAAATGGGAAAGTATGTGTTTGACCATTCGTTTTTAATTCCCGGAGTTTTAATTGTATTTTTTAGTGTGGCATTAGGCTTTGTTATTACCCCTATACTTTTATAAGCTTTTTGCCATAAGGGGGGTAAAAGTAGCGTGCAAGTTTTTAAGTCAATTTGCATTACAATATGCAAATAAAGTTATTTAAATAAGGATTTAATCATTAGCATGCAAGCTTTAGCATTAAAATATCGCCCCAAGCATTTTAGTGAGCTAGTGGGGCAAGATAGCGTAGCCAAAACCCTATCTTTAGCTTTAGAAAATAATCGTTTAGCCAATGCGTATTTATTCAGTGGGTTAAGGGGTTCGGGTAAAACAAGCTCTTCTAGGATTTTTGCTCGAGCTTTGATGTGTGAAGAAGGGCCAAAGGCTATTCCTTGCGATACATGCGTGCATTGTCAAAGCGCTTTAGAAAATCGCCATATAGATATTATAGAAATGGATGGAGCGTCTAATAGGGGGATTGATGATGTGCGTAATTTAATAGAACAAACCCGCTATAAGCCAAGTTTAGGACGCTATAAAATCTTTATTATTGATGAAGTGCATATGTTTACCACTGAGGCGTTTAACGCACTTTTAAAAACCTTAGAAGAACCCCCTAGTCATGTAAAATTTCTTCTAGCAACTACTGATGCTTTAAAATTGCCTGCAACTATACTTAGTCGCACCCAACATTTTAGGTTTAAGAAAATCCCTGAAAGCTCTGTAATAATACATCTAAAGCATATTTTAGAATTAGAAAATATTGCTTATGAAGAGAGTGCTTTGGAGCGATTAGCTAATAGCGGTCAAGGGAGCTTAAGAGATACGCTCACACTTTTAGAACAAGCTATTAGTTATTGTGATAGCGATATTACGCATAAAAAAATCGCTGAAATGTTAGGAGTGATTGATAGAAGTGTTTTAGAGGAATTTTTCCAAGCTTTGTTGCGCCAAGACAATACTCTTTTAGAGGAACGCTACACTTTGTTAGAAACTTATGAAACAGAGAGTGTGCTAGAAGAGATGAGCTTGTTTTTGAAAAACAAGCTATTAGAAAATTCGCATGCTTATCCTTTGATTTTAATGGAGCGTTTTTTTAAAATCCTTATGGATAGTTTTAGCTTGCTTAAAGAGGGGGCAAATTCTAGCTTTGTGTTACTATTATTAAAAATGAAAATGCAAGAGGCTTTGAAACTTAAAGCTTTAGAAGACGCTATTTTAGAGTTAGAACAAAAAAATCAATCTTCTTTATCCTCATTACAAGCCCCTTTAAACACTCCTTTATCCTTAAAAAGCAATGTTGCTCCTACTTCAATAGAGCCTACACTACCACCAATAGAGCCACAAAAACCTATCTTAAACACTACCACGCCTATGCTATCAGCTAAAGAGCAGATTTTTCATAATCTTTTTAAGCAATTGCAAAATAAGATTTATGAGCGTAATTACGATTTGGGTGTTGTATTTGAAAAAAATATTCGTTTTGTAAGCTTTGAAGATAAGGTGCTAACTTGGGAATCTTTAGCCAAAGATGAGGATAAGGCGCTTTTGAGCGAACATTTTGCTATTTTAAAAAAGCTTATTAGTGAAGTGTATGGCGAGGGAGTGAAAGTTGCTTTAGGCACAAATAAGTCAATGCAAAAACCTGTTGAAGAAAACCTTGAAAAACCTAAAACATTAGAACAACCCACACCTATTGCACCTATAAAAGAACCTAACCCTACGCCTGTAAAAGACATAAAAGAGCCTATTATAGAAGAGGTTAAAGAGCCTAGTGAAACAGCCATTTTGCAAGAGTTTATAGAGGATAACAAAAGCCTTATTGCGGATATTAAAAGCGAGCTTGGCGCTATGAATGTGGAGCTATTATGATACAAGCAAATTTAAATGAGCTAGATAAGATAGCGCATGAAATTTTAAAAGACAATTTTTTAGGGGTAGTGGTTTTAAAGGGTGCTGTTGGGAGTGGGAAGACCACTTTAGTGCAAGCTTGTTTAAAGTATCTTAATTTAGAAGTCCAAGTTACTTCGCCTACTTTTAGCTTAATGCATGCTTATAGTGAAAGTGTGTTTCATTATGATTTTTATATGCGCCCCTTAGAAGAGTGCTTAAAACTTGGCATGCTAGAGTGTTTGCTAGAAGAGGGGGTGCATTTTGTAGAATGGGGCGATGAATTTTTAGAAAAAATTCTTAAAAAACACGATATACCTACTAAAATTGTAGAAATTAGCACCAACAATGATAGCCGTTTTTACACCATAAGGTAGGGTTGTGGATATTTTAAAAGCCGAGCATTTAAGCAAGCAAATTAAAAAAACTAAAATCGTGCATGATGTTTCCTTAGAGGTTAAGAGTGGGGAGGTTGTGGGCTTACTTGGGCCTAATGGTGCAGGAAAAACAACCACATTTTATATGATATGCGGGCTTTTAGAGCCTAGTGGTGGGAATGTCTTTTTAAATGATATTAATTTAGCCACTTACCCTTTGCATAAGCGTTCTAATATGGGTATAGGCTACTTACCCCAAGAATCAAGCGTGTTTAAAGAATTAAGCGTAGAAGAGAATTTAGCCTTAGCTGGAGAGACGACTTTTAAAAATTCTAAA contains the following coding sequences:
- a CDS encoding DNA polymerase III subunit gamma/tau; amino-acid sequence: MQALALKYRPKHFSELVGQDSVAKTLSLALENNRLANAYLFSGLRGSGKTSSSRIFARALMCEEGPKAIPCDTCVHCQSALENRHIDIIEMDGASNRGIDDVRNLIEQTRYKPSLGRYKIFIIDEVHMFTTEAFNALLKTLEEPPSHVKFLLATTDALKLPATILSRTQHFRFKKIPESSVIIHLKHILELENIAYEESALERLANSGQGSLRDTLTLLEQAISYCDSDITHKKIAEMLGVIDRSVLEEFFQALLRQDNTLLEERYTLLETYETESVLEEMSLFLKNKLLENSHAYPLILMERFFKILMDSFSLLKEGANSSFVLLLLKMKMQEALKLKALEDAILELEQKNQSSLSSLQAPLNTPLSLKSNVAPTSIEPTLPPIEPQKPILNTTTPMLSAKEQIFHNLFKQLQNKIYERNYDLGVVFEKNIRFVSFEDKVLTWESLAKDEDKALLSEHFAILKKLISEVYGEGVKVALGTNKSMQKPVEENLEKPKTLEQPTPIAPIKEPNPTPVKDIKEPIIEEVKEPSETAILQEFIEDNKSLIADIKSELGAMNVELL
- the tsaE gene encoding tRNA (adenosine(37)-N6)-threonylcarbamoyltransferase complex ATPase subunit type 1 TsaE, translating into MQANLNELDKIAHEILKDNFLGVVVLKGAVGSGKTTLVQACLKYLNLEVQVTSPTFSLMHAYSESVFHYDFYMRPLEECLKLGMLECLLEEGVHFVEWGDEFLEKILKKHDIPTKIVEISTNNDSRFYTIR